In Tachysurus fulvidraco isolate hzauxx_2018 chromosome 3, HZAU_PFXX_2.0, whole genome shotgun sequence, a single window of DNA contains:
- the cnih4 gene encoding protein cornichon homolog 4, with protein MEAAVFILSLVDCCALIFLSVYFIITLSDLECDYINARACCSKLNKWVIPELIGQALATLLMLVSMHWFIFLLNVPVASWNVYRYLKVPMGNMGVFDPTEIHNRGQLKSHMKEAMIKLGFHLLCFFIYLYSMILALIND; from the exons ATGGAAGCtgctgtgtttattctctcGCTTGTCGACTGCTGCGCCTTGATTTTCCTGTCTGTGTACTTT ATAATCACTCTGTCTGATCTTGAATGTGACTACATTAATGCCCGAGCTTGCTGTTCAAAGCTAAACAAA TGGGTTATACCCGAGCTGATCGGCCAAGCTCTAGCCACATTGCTAATGCTAGTCTCCATGCACTGGTTTATTTTCCTCCTCAATGTACCGGTGGCATCGTGGAATGTTTACAG ATATTTGAAGGTTCCTATGGGTAACATGGGAGTGTTCGACCCAACAGAGATCCACAACAGAGGACAGTTAAAGTCCCATATGAAAGAAGCCATGATCAAATTAGGTTTCCACCTACTGTGCTTTTTCATCTATTTGTACAG TATGATCCTGGCACTGATCAATGATTGA